A genomic region of Mycobacterium senriense contains the following coding sequences:
- a CDS encoding class I adenylate-forming enzyme family protein: MNIGTILDTAETSDPARTALIVDGQPISYSEVAHTVRQCAAGLTAAGVRGGQRVAVLDGGSLLSIATLLGAARIGAAAALMNPALTPPEIRRLLDNAGCAGVAVAGATYADRLREAGVPTVLTVADLAAITVGPGDEAVDAVDDRDALILFTSGTTGLPKAVGITSAQLTRRIKGMAAPFRAQAKPSVGMMCVPFFHVGGALGILGSLYSGNTSVVQQRFDAGEWLRLVSQHRVTTTFMVPTMLQRIIDHPDFAGTDLTSLVAIAYGAAAAPVSLVRRAMTALPHVAFANVFGQTETLGAYTTLMPDDHRDPARAGSVGRPLPGVEVRVVDPDTGSDVAIGTVGELWVNTTQNVIAGWLRTGDLARQDSDGYIFPSGRLSDTINRGGEKFGPTEVEEALRSHAAVRDVAVIGVADEELGQQVGAAVVVCAPVTLEELRAHCRDLIAYFKLPERLAIVDNIPYNSTGKINRRELAALIATNA, from the coding sequence ATGAACATCGGGACGATCCTTGACACCGCCGAAACCAGCGATCCCGCCCGGACCGCGCTGATCGTCGATGGGCAGCCCATCAGTTACAGCGAAGTGGCGCATACGGTCCGCCAGTGCGCTGCCGGCCTGACCGCCGCTGGGGTGCGGGGCGGCCAGCGTGTCGCCGTCCTCGACGGCGGAAGCCTGTTGTCGATCGCGACCTTGCTCGGAGCAGCGCGCATAGGTGCCGCGGCCGCGCTGATGAACCCCGCGCTGACCCCGCCGGAGATACGCAGGCTTCTCGACAACGCCGGTTGCGCCGGCGTGGCTGTGGCGGGCGCGACTTACGCCGACCGGCTCCGCGAAGCCGGCGTACCCACGGTGTTGACCGTCGCGGACCTCGCCGCGATCACCGTCGGGCCCGGCGACGAAGCCGTCGACGCTGTCGACGACCGGGACGCCTTGATCCTTTTCACCAGCGGGACAACCGGACTCCCCAAGGCCGTCGGCATCACCAGCGCGCAGCTCACCAGACGAATCAAAGGCATGGCGGCGCCATTTCGCGCGCAGGCCAAGCCGTCGGTGGGGATGATGTGCGTCCCGTTCTTCCATGTCGGGGGCGCGCTGGGCATCCTCGGCAGCTTGTACTCCGGCAATACCTCGGTGGTTCAGCAGCGATTTGACGCCGGCGAGTGGCTACGGCTGGTGTCACAGCACCGCGTGACGACCACGTTCATGGTGCCGACGATGCTGCAGCGCATCATCGACCATCCCGACTTCGCGGGAACGGATTTGACGTCGCTGGTGGCCATCGCCTACGGGGCCGCCGCCGCGCCCGTCAGTTTGGTGCGCAGGGCGATGACCGCGCTTCCGCATGTGGCCTTCGCCAACGTATTCGGTCAGACCGAGACCCTCGGCGCGTATACGACACTGATGCCTGACGATCACCGAGATCCCGCTCGCGCGGGCTCCGTCGGGCGACCGCTCCCCGGAGTCGAGGTGCGCGTCGTGGATCCCGACACGGGAAGCGACGTCGCAATCGGAACAGTCGGCGAGTTGTGGGTGAACACTACCCAGAACGTCATCGCGGGCTGGTTGCGCACCGGCGATCTCGCTCGCCAGGACTCCGACGGATACATCTTCCCCAGTGGCCGGCTGAGCGACACCATCAACCGCGGGGGAGAGAAGTTCGGCCCGACCGAAGTCGAGGAGGCGCTGCGTTCCCATGCGGCGGTGCGCGATGTCGCGGTTATCGGCGTCGCTGACGAGGAGCTCGGCCAACAGGTGGGGGCCGCGGTTGTGGTATGCGCCCCAGTCACTCTCGAGGAGCTGCGCGCGCACTGTCGTGACTTGATCGCTTACTTCAAGCTGCCCGAGC